The following proteins are encoded in a genomic region of Aquella oligotrophica:
- the rpoH gene encoding RNA polymerase sigma factor RpoH, giving the protein MTNIIALNNNFPVASNGSMDAYISYVNSIPMLTEKEEYEFAEKWRQEEDVDAARNLVLSHLRLVVSISRNYLGYGLAFADIVQEGTIGLMKAVKRFDARRKVRLVTFAIHWIKAEINDFIIKNWRIVKTVTTKAQRKLFFNLRSQREDIGNLSDSEASRIAKTLDVSKEDVIEMNMRLTGTDVALIAENGEESAPIDWLADNDHTPELMLERKSQDRIQTDGISYALDHLDARSRRIIESRWLTDAEDQLTLHDLAAEFNISAERVRQIEVKALQKMKSYLEEFAA; this is encoded by the coding sequence ATGACTAATATTATAGCTCTAAATAATAATTTCCCAGTTGCCAGTAATGGTAGTATGGATGCCTATATTTCTTATGTTAACAGCATTCCAATGTTAACGGAAAAAGAGGAATACGAATTTGCTGAAAAATGGCGTCAAGAAGAAGACGTTGATGCCGCACGTAATTTGGTATTATCTCATTTGAGATTGGTTGTATCCATTTCGCGCAATTACCTTGGCTATGGTCTTGCCTTTGCAGACATTGTTCAAGAAGGAACTATCGGCTTAATGAAAGCAGTTAAGCGTTTCGATGCTCGTAGAAAGGTTCGACTAGTAACTTTTGCAATTCACTGGATTAAAGCAGAAATTAATGACTTTATTATAAAAAATTGGCGAATTGTTAAAACAGTAACTACCAAAGCACAAAGAAAACTGTTCTTTAATTTACGTTCACAACGTGAGGATATTGGTAACCTGTCTGATAGTGAAGCAAGCAGAATAGCTAAAACGCTAGATGTCAGCAAAGAAGATGTTATAGAAATGAATATGCGTCTAACTGGTACTGATGTTGCATTAATTGCTGAAAATGGCGAGGAGTCAGCACCAATTGACTGGCTTGCAGATAATGATCATACTCCCGAATTAATGTTAGAGCGTAAATCACAAGACAGAATCCAGACTGATGGTATTTCTTATGCTTTGGATCATCTTGATGCGAGAAGCCGTAGAATCATTGAAAGCAGATGGCTTACTGATGCAGAAGATCAGTTAACATTACATGATCTTGCCGCTGAATTTAATATATCTGCAGAACGCGTAAGACAAATTGAAGTTAAAGCGTTACAAAAAATGAAAAGTTATCTTGAAGAGTTTGCTGCTTAA
- a CDS encoding LysR family transcriptional regulator has product MYSYDDLFLFTKVVEIGSFIHTAKMLKISHTTISRRIKNLEEQLGVALLRVNTKNFEPTQIGLRIYESLKTQANTVDDIIEEVIDHQKEPQGTLNVIFPSAMALDSITPYIPKFLRKYPKINLNINYNNKEVDLIREGIDVAIINHMPKQQNQKIKHIYSIMALLYCTKDYAEKYGVPKHPDELANHLVTGYISDDYSISSNLSLTNTDTDEVVIIPMPKRITSNNALHNIRLMESGEVIAALLDNIDLSHYRFGDLVPVLPEYHVMQLRYYLIRHPNHNELKVQVFCKFLEEQLKAEDKKLR; this is encoded by the coding sequence ATGTATTCATATGATGATTTATTTTTATTTACAAAAGTTGTTGAGATAGGCAGTTTTATTCATACTGCAAAAATGCTCAAAATTAGTCACACTACAATTAGCCGGAGGATAAAAAATCTTGAGGAGCAATTAGGGGTTGCTTTATTAAGAGTAAATACCAAGAACTTTGAACCAACACAGATTGGATTGAGAATTTATGAGTCTCTCAAAACTCAGGCTAATACAGTGGATGATATAATTGAAGAAGTTATTGATCATCAGAAAGAGCCTCAGGGTACATTAAATGTCATTTTTCCAAGTGCGATGGCTCTTGATTCTATAACACCATATATTCCAAAATTCTTACGCAAGTATCCTAAAATAAATTTAAATATTAACTATAATAATAAGGAAGTTGATTTAATCCGGGAGGGAATTGACGTTGCAATAATCAATCATATGCCTAAGCAGCAAAATCAAAAAATAAAGCATATTTATAGCATAATGGCATTATTGTACTGTACGAAAGACTATGCTGAGAAATATGGAGTTCCTAAGCATCCAGATGAATTAGCAAATCATTTAGTAACTGGGTATATTTCTGATGATTATAGTATCTCTTCAAATCTTAGTCTCACTAATACCGATACTGATGAGGTGGTTATTATACCAATGCCAAAAAGGATAACAAGTAATAATGCTTTACATAATATTAGATTAATGGAGTCAGGAGAAGTTATCGCTGCTTTACTTGATAATATTGATTTGTCTCATTATCGCTTTGGTGACCTAGTGCCTGTATTGCCGGAGTATCACGTAATGCAGTTAAGGTATTATTTAATTCGTCACCCTAATCATAATGAATTAAAAGTACAGGTATTCTGTAAATTTCTTGAAGAGCAGTTAAAGGCGGAAGATAAAAAATTGAGGTAA
- the rsmA gene encoding 16S rRNA (adenine(1518)-N(6)/adenine(1519)-N(6))-dimethyltransferase RsmA — translation MQHIPRKRFGQNFLQDQYIINKIIQCIDPKPEENILEIGPGLAALTKPLIEIAGHIQVLELDRDIIKFLEGNFSKEEIKIHAGDALAFDFGGVNNLRVVGNLPYNISTPILFHLQKFDNIKDMTFMLQKEVVDRICANPGNGNYGRLSIMLQYKYKCRKLLDVPPEAFYPAPKVDSAIVSIKPRTDYDWSLINVKQLNHITTQAFNQRRKTVANSLKTLFSQEQLIQFGINPSSRAENLTVEDYLRLSQVE, via the coding sequence ATGCAACATATACCACGCAAGCGATTTGGGCAAAATTTTCTTCAGGATCAGTATATAATAAATAAAATTATCCAGTGTATTGACCCGAAACCCGAGGAAAATATTCTTGAAATAGGTCCAGGTCTAGCTGCATTAACAAAGCCATTAATTGAAATCGCAGGACACATTCAGGTACTCGAATTAGATCGAGATATAATTAAGTTTCTTGAAGGGAATTTTTCTAAAGAAGAGATTAAAATACATGCCGGAGACGCTCTTGCTTTTGATTTTGGAGGCGTTAACAACTTACGTGTAGTGGGAAATCTACCTTACAATATTTCAACACCTATCCTATTTCACCTACAGAAATTTGATAACATTAAAGATATGACTTTTATGCTGCAAAAAGAAGTTGTAGATAGAATCTGTGCCAACCCAGGGAATGGAAATTATGGGCGTTTATCAATCATGCTTCAGTATAAGTACAAATGTCGCAAACTTCTTGATGTACCACCAGAAGCATTTTACCCAGCACCAAAAGTTGATTCTGCAATAGTCTCAATTAAGCCAAGAACTGACTATGACTGGTCTTTAATTAATGTCAAACAGCTGAATCATATCACAACTCAGGCATTTAACCAAAGAAGAAAAACGGTTGCCAATAGTCTCAAAACTCTCTTCTCTCAAGAGCAATTAATACAGTTTGGCATTAATCCAAGCTCAAGGGCAGAGAATCTGACAGTTGAAGATTATCTAAGGCTTAGTCAAGTAGAATAA
- a CDS encoding acetoacetate--CoA ligase: MSDIVWMPTDNQIQNSQIYKFIDFLRKNQLAEIADSDALYEWSISNSELFWSSFAKFSQIKFTKSADIILADSHDMLNAKWFVGSKLNYAENLLRRNDNELAIVFRGEDKVEWKYTFAEVSSIVAKLAQALRDIGVTKGDRVAGDLPNLPHTVMAMLATTSIGAIWSSCSPDFGVQGVLDRFGQIEPKVVFAVDGYYYNGKQVECIAKVAEIIDKLPSVEKTVIVNYAGSTVGVTVKNSISWDALLAETPVTSHNFEQVDFDHPLFIMYSSGTTGVPKCIVHSTGGTLLQHLKEHQLHTNLKRDSRIFYYTTCGWMMWNWLVSALASEATLMLYDGSPTAPDPKVLWDYVADYHINVFGTSAKYLASLEKTGYKPNQHAGLESLEAILSTGSPLLPESYDFVYRDIKTDVRLCSISGGTDIVSCFVLGNPAKAIHRGEIQQRGFGLSVEVFNDNGEPAGINEKGELVCTKPFPCQPIYFWNDLDKVKYKKAYFERFNNIWCHGDYASLTEYGGIVIYGRSDTTLNPGGVRIGTAEIYRQVETIEDIVESVVIGQETGDDVRVILFIKMKDGKVLSEELKATLKQRIKIGASPRHVPAKIIQVADIPKTISGKVVEMAVKNVVHGEEVKNKESLANPEALDLFANHPELKL; this comes from the coding sequence ATGTCTGATATAGTATGGATGCCAACTGACAATCAAATACAAAACAGTCAAATATATAAATTCATTGATTTTTTGAGAAAAAATCAACTTGCTGAGATTGCTGATTCTGATGCACTATATGAGTGGTCTATAAGTAATTCTGAATTATTTTGGAGTAGTTTTGCTAAATTTAGTCAGATAAAATTTACTAAATCTGCCGATATAATACTGGCTGATAGCCATGACATGTTAAATGCGAAATGGTTTGTTGGTAGTAAACTTAATTACGCAGAAAATTTGCTACGGCGAAATGATAACGAATTAGCAATCGTTTTTCGTGGTGAAGATAAAGTTGAATGGAAATATACCTTTGCAGAAGTAAGTAGTATTGTAGCTAAATTGGCTCAGGCTCTACGAGATATTGGAGTTACTAAAGGTGATCGTGTCGCAGGTGATTTACCTAATTTACCGCATACGGTGATGGCAATGCTGGCAACTACCAGCATTGGTGCTATCTGGTCATCATGTTCACCTGATTTTGGTGTGCAGGGTGTATTAGACAGGTTTGGACAAATTGAGCCAAAAGTTGTATTTGCTGTTGATGGTTATTATTATAATGGTAAGCAGGTGGAATGCATAGCTAAAGTAGCTGAAATTATAGATAAATTACCGAGTGTAGAAAAAACAGTTATAGTTAATTATGCAGGATCAACAGTAGGGGTAACGGTTAAGAATAGCATTTCATGGGATGCTCTTCTTGCAGAAACTCCTGTAACTAGCCATAATTTTGAGCAGGTTGATTTCGACCATCCGTTATTCATTATGTATTCTTCTGGAACTACTGGGGTTCCAAAATGTATTGTTCATTCAACTGGCGGCACGTTATTACAGCATTTAAAAGAGCATCAGCTTCATACAAATCTAAAGCGTGATAGTCGGATATTTTATTATACAACTTGTGGTTGGATGATGTGGAATTGGCTGGTTTCTGCATTAGCATCAGAAGCAACACTTATGTTATATGATGGATCACCAACAGCTCCAGATCCTAAGGTGCTTTGGGATTATGTTGCTGACTATCATATAAACGTTTTTGGTACTAGTGCTAAGTATCTTGCATCTCTTGAAAAAACTGGATACAAGCCAAATCAACATGCAGGACTAGAATCTCTAGAAGCTATTTTATCTACTGGCTCTCCATTATTACCTGAAAGCTATGATTTTGTTTATCGGGATATTAAAACTGATGTTCGTTTATGCTCAATCTCAGGTGGAACAGATATAGTTTCCTGCTTTGTCCTAGGGAATCCTGCTAAAGCAATTCATCGTGGAGAGATCCAACAGCGTGGTTTTGGGCTTAGTGTTGAGGTGTTTAACGATAATGGTGAGCCAGCGGGAATAAATGAAAAAGGTGAGCTGGTTTGTACCAAACCATTTCCATGCCAGCCAATTTATTTTTGGAATGACCTTGATAAAGTAAAATATAAGAAAGCATATTTTGAGCGGTTCAATAATATTTGGTGTCATGGTGATTATGCTTCATTAACTGAATATGGTGGGATTGTTATTTATGGACGATCTGATACAACGCTTAATCCTGGTGGAGTCAGGATCGGTACGGCAGAGATTTACCGCCAAGTAGAAACAATTGAGGATATAGTTGAGAGTGTTGTGATTGGTCAGGAAACTGGAGACGATGTAAGGGTTATTTTGTTTATCAAGATGAAAGATGGCAAGGTCTTGTCTGAAGAGTTAAAAGCAACTTTGAAACAGAGAATCAAGATCGGTGCTTCACCGCGTCATGTGCCAGCTAAAATAATTCAGGTAGCTGATATTCCTAAAACGATCAGTGGTAAGGTTGTTGAAATGGCAGTAAAAAATGTAGTTCATGGGGAAGAAGTGAAAAATAAAGAGTCCTTAGCTAATCCTGAAGCTTTGGATTTGTTTGCGAACCATCCTGAACTAAAATTGTAG
- a CDS encoding shikimate kinase produces MTAKNIIIVGITGVGKTTIGKVLSEKLDKQFIDLDKYIEVSCGVDIPTIFELEGEQGFRDRESLALKQVISQNDNYVLSLGGGCVIRAENRQIITRSNNLVLQLIADLKVIVERLVKSPNKRPLLANQDIQQKIENLFNERKEFYDAVSDLTVNTTNLKPAQVVSKVEQYL; encoded by the coding sequence ATGACAGCTAAAAATATAATAATTGTCGGCATAACAGGAGTCGGCAAAACAACGATTGGTAAAGTATTATCTGAGAAGCTGGATAAACAATTTATTGATCTTGATAAATACATTGAAGTAAGTTGCGGTGTAGATATACCAACAATTTTTGAATTGGAGGGAGAGCAAGGATTTAGAGATCGAGAATCCCTTGCCTTAAAACAGGTTATCAGTCAAAATGATAATTACGTACTTTCTCTTGGTGGTGGTTGCGTAATTCGGGCTGAAAATCGCCAGATTATTACTCGTAGTAATAATCTTGTCTTGCAGCTGATTGCAGACTTAAAAGTCATAGTTGAGAGATTAGTTAAATCACCAAACAAGAGACCTCTTCTTGCAAATCAGGATATTCAGCAGAAAATAGAAAATCTTTTTAATGAAAGAAAAGAGTTCTATGATGCAGTCAGTGATCTTACTGTTAATACGACTAACTTAAAACCTGCCCAGGTTGTAAGCAAGGTTGAACAATACCTCTAA